A region of uncultured Anaeromusa sp. DNA encodes the following proteins:
- a CDS encoding phosphoribosyltransferase translates to MVNAIEEKHFRMVENLFRQKEWELPEQGKPSKSKRFNQFCKMLEQMKNEEKEFVIELTRNFIKIEHNAYGDLLKVALRKAFKEPNIISRRSMAFSPLISPDDRRLGKSKSSQYLFYLMKDQDMVEMVNDKGKKELFLDTIQKIKSHRNDSEMCLVLLDDFIGTGETACKAIREMNSCGIGNDKLAIVSLVAHSIGMKKIKESGVPIYSSIEIKKGISDKFSEKERKKKIAKMLKIEEHFGVVRKFSLGYGSSEALVSLINTPNNTFPIYWYGEEEGRSRDSIPFLRQKT, encoded by the coding sequence ATGGTAAATGCCATTGAAGAAAAACATTTTCGAATGGTTGAAAATCTATTTAGGCAGAAGGAGTGGGAATTGCCTGAGCAAGGAAAACCTAGTAAGTCAAAGAGATTTAATCAGTTTTGCAAAATGCTAGAACAAATGAAAAACGAAGAAAAAGAATTTGTCATTGAATTGACAAGGAATTTTATAAAAATAGAACATAATGCATATGGAGATTTACTGAAGGTAGCCTTGCGGAAGGCATTTAAAGAACCTAACATAATATCTAGACGGAGTATGGCCTTTTCTCCGTTGATATCTCCCGATGATAGGCGATTGGGTAAGAGTAAAAGTTCGCAATACTTATTTTATCTTATGAAAGACCAAGATATGGTCGAAATGGTTAATGACAAAGGGAAAAAAGAACTTTTTCTTGATACGATTCAAAAAATAAAAAGTCATCGTAATGATTCAGAAATGTGCTTAGTATTATTGGATGACTTTATTGGTACGGGAGAAACTGCTTGTAAAGCAATTCGAGAAATGAATAGTTGTGGAATCGGAAATGATAAATTAGCTATAGTATCGTTGGTTGCTCATTCTATCGGTATGAAGAAAATAAAAGAGAGCGGTGTGCCAATTTACTCAAGTATAGAAATTAAAAAAGGAATATCAGATAAATTTTCTGAAAAAGAAAGAAAGAAAAAAATTGCAAAAATGCTTAAAATAGAGGAGCATTTTGGTGTAGTTAGAAAATTTTCTCTTGGCTATGGAAGTTCCGAAGCTCTTGTCTCTTTGATTAATACGCCCAACAATACTTTCCCTATATATTGGTATGGAGAAGAGGAAGGAAGAAGTCGCGACTCAATTCCTTTTTTGAGGCAGAAGACATGA
- a CDS encoding retron St85 family RNA-directed DNA polymerase, whose product MWWSTYSEQFRDKAKKSGFQDAEIGILLDYARNIHENGYPIIFDVSHLSCYVGVKKEYIYKVVNAAPKFYRYFNIPKKSGGVRNIAEPLPLLKEIQYWILNNILISTKVHPCAKAFKFGCSIKDNARFHLKKNAILIVDIQGFFPGISFSKVKNVFIQMGYYEQLAIALANLCCLNSSLPQGAPTSPVLSNLIMYQFDCKMYEYAKENHLLYTRYADDISISGFSSISPLEVLNFLRKELKHEGFLLNSQKTRILKKYQRQVVTGIVVNEKIRVNRKYRQKIRQEMYYISKFGLESHVEYCGIMRKNYLEHLLGKINHVLFVNSKDKEMLAYRKQVKKWNVVLDD is encoded by the coding sequence GTGTGGTGGAGCACATATTCGGAACAGTTTAGAGATAAAGCTAAAAAAAGTGGATTTCAAGATGCCGAAATTGGCATTTTATTAGATTATGCTAGGAATATACATGAAAATGGATATCCAATTATTTTTGATGTTAGTCATTTGTCTTGTTATGTAGGAGTAAAAAAAGAGTATATTTACAAAGTTGTAAATGCTGCTCCTAAGTTTTATCGATATTTTAATATACCTAAAAAAAGTGGTGGAGTAAGGAATATTGCTGAACCATTGCCCTTATTGAAAGAGATTCAATATTGGATTTTGAATAACATATTAATTAGTACCAAGGTTCATCCTTGTGCTAAAGCGTTCAAATTTGGATGTTCAATTAAAGACAATGCAAGATTTCATTTAAAGAAAAATGCTATTTTAATAGTGGATATTCAAGGCTTTTTTCCTGGGATTTCATTTTCCAAAGTAAAAAATGTTTTTATACAAATGGGTTATTATGAGCAATTAGCTATTGCTTTGGCTAATCTGTGCTGCTTGAATTCATCCTTGCCACAAGGTGCACCAACAAGCCCAGTGTTGTCTAATCTCATCATGTACCAATTTGATTGTAAGATGTACGAGTATGCCAAAGAAAATCATCTTTTATATACAAGATATGCTGATGATATATCAATATCGGGATTTTCCAGTATATCACCGTTGGAAGTCTTAAATTTTTTGAGAAAAGAACTAAAGCACGAAGGATTTTTGTTGAACTCCCAAAAGACGCGTATTTTAAAAAAGTATCAACGTCAAGTAGTGACTGGAATTGTAGTTAATGAAAAAATACGTGTTAATAGAAAGTATAGGCAAAAGATTCGTCAAGAGATGTACTATATTTCTAAGTTTGGATTAGAGTCACATGTCGAATATTGCGGCATAATGAGAAAAAATTATCTAGAACATTTGCTGGGGAAGATTAATCATGTTCTTTTTGTTAATTCGAAGGACAAAGAAATGCTTGCGTATAGAAAACAAGTAAAGAAATGGAATGTTGTGTTGGACGATTAG